TGTGTTCCTGTTCATTACTTTTTCAGGACCTTCATGTCATCTTCAGGTTCGAAGGTCCTTTTTTATCTCCGATTCTCTTCCTGTTTTTGTTTTTTCAGGGCATCCCTGAATTTGATATATTCACAGCTATCTCCTTCAAGGGTAAGTATCCTGCCTTTAATACTTCCTTTTTCAATTATCAGTTCCACAACACCTGGATTTGACATCCTGGGTTTTGTCGGAGAACCCGGACAGACAAGCATAACATCTTTATTTTCAATCAAAGGGCGGTGAAGGTGCCCGAAAATCAGGACATCTACCCCCATTTCTTTTGCGAGGTAACCCTGGGCAGTTGTGTCCATTACTGAAAGCCCTCCTTCATGTATCACTCCGATTTTTATTCCTTCAATTTCAAATTTCAGCCTTTCGGGAAGAAGTTTCCTGAGTTCGAAGGTGTCATCATTTCCATAAACGGCTTTCAGCTTGCCGCTGGCATTGAAAGCCTGATAAGCTTCTAAGGTACTGAAATCTCCTGCATGGACAATCAGGTCACAGTCTTCGAGAACGCTTTTAAGTTGTGGAGGGATTTCTCCTGTCTTAAGGTGGGTATCAGAAAGTGCTATCAGCTTCATGGAAAATCTCCGGGTTATTAGATGAGTATGCAGTATTAAGATAAAAATGTACAGCGTAATTAGAGAGGGTTATTACAGTTAA
The Methanosarcina sp. WWM596 DNA segment above includes these coding regions:
- a CDS encoding metallophosphoesterase; amino-acid sequence: MKLIALSDTHLKTGEIPPQLKSVLEDCDLIVHAGDFSTLEAYQAFNASGKLKAVYGNDDTFELRKLLPERLKFEIEGIKIGVIHEGGLSVMDTTAQGYLAKEMGVDVLIFGHLHRPLIENKDVMLVCPGSPTKPRMSNPGVVELIIEKGSIKGRILTLEGDSCEYIKFRDALKKQKQEENRR